DNA from Hippocampus zosterae strain Florida chromosome 18, ASM2543408v3, whole genome shotgun sequence:
GCAGATTTGTGCCACGCttgaatgttgttttgttttttgcttcaaaCCGTTTGGGTTAGGATAGTGCATGCTTTATACAGATACTTGCATTGTGTGAGAGAAACTTTTCGCTCCTTGCACACAGTAATCAtgtccatgtttgtttgtctatgagTGAGAGTGAAAGGCAGCACCTGAACTCAAACAGGAAGCAATCACTTGAGGAGCTACTGAGAGGCTTCACCCATGCTCCGTCCGGCATATTCtattcaatccccccccccccttttttttttcgtggacgTGACCCGATGGTCAAAGTTGGCAGCCTGGCCTCGGTGTCAAGTCGCATGCGCCACCGAAGCGATCATATGATCACTTGTGACAGGAGTCACAGGGAGTCAAGTGGGGTCAGCAGGAGTATCCTGGCGTTCTGTTCGTTTAATCACCCGTTTATTTGTTTAACAGACCAAACTCTGTCGGGGAGGGATGcgagagaagcaggaagtgaaagTTAAGGGATAACGGTGGATTTAGCTCATGTTTAACCTCACTTTTGGTACGTTGATCGAGAGATCGATAGACGCAGAGAGCGGAAGAGAAATATCGAGAGATCAAGACGTAGCTACAGGAGACCGGTGGTTCTTCAACTTTTTACACCTAAAATGAAATATCTTGGCCTTCCAAGTATCACCATCATGAAAACATTCAACTCAACTCCGCTTTATTTAAAGAGCAACCATAGTCGCAGTAAGCCTAAATGTTCATAAAAAACGGTAGAATTGTTATTCCGAGAGGATATTTAATATTATTCAAAGGCACTGTAACGTGATGCACAACTTGAACATGAACGCGGCCTTTAAATAcaggaaattaaaacaaaagttTAAGGTACTGCAACGTTATGCGTCGTGACGCAAAACGTGAAACTCATATTTTTTTCGTGCTCACCACGAGAGGGCGCTCTTTTACCACACTTGAGAATCACTGCAATAGCGATCAAAAGATACAATGTatcaatggatggataaattacGTAAATGGACAGACCAACAAATGGATTTAcgctatttttatatttaataaaataaatgaatctatAGGAATAAAAATTGGAATTAAGTATTGAACATGTACTATAGGTTGGTAGTTTGTGGCAAACAAGTAGATCTACATCTATTTTCCCTATGAAGTCTAAttagaatccatccatctattacaTTGTTTCCTATCTATTCTGTTGCACTTGTATTCTCAAGTTATAATATTATCTTTAATATCTTAATATCATTTATCAAATCATATGTATGCGAGAGGTGAGCAAGTTTTTCCAAGGTAGCTTGTTGCTGCCCTCCTTTGGCAGGAGGCATAACTGCTGATGTGAAGCCTTACAAATTGAATATATTGTACTGGCTATGAATGTACTCTATCTTTTCATATTTTCCTAGCTGCACCTTTCAGTGTGTTCTATATCTTTCAATAATTTCTgtctattttcaaaatgttgtttcCTTGCTTTATATCAGAGAGGCTCGATAATTGTATCTCAAATTGTGATGAAAGTGTGTGATATCTTAGTGACGTCGGGCCTGTTCAGTATTATAACAGATTTAAAAACTGCACTATGTGTCACTTTTTTATGCTGCCTCAAAGGCAAATCATTTCATCACTACGGAGGCCCCAAACCTGTTTTTGTCtctcgcacaaaaaaaaaaaatgttgattaagGTCAGAATACAAACGATGGAAGCGGGATATTTGCATCTCATTGAAATTATAATATCCTCGTCTGCGGCAAACAAATGAGTGCTGTGCTTCAATGCTGAGTTCATTTGCATAGACCGAATTCACCGGAGTTATGGTCATGAACGTAGCATATTTGAAGGCAATGTTGCGGTTTTATCGCTCAAACCGGTGCATGTTATCCTGCTCATGCGGGCCTTTGCACACGGGTGCGCGCAAGCCAGCGTCCTCGTCCTCTGAGCCACCACGGTTTAATAATTCACTGAAAGGACGTTCAAGTTACAgagacggggggtgggggggcagtgtGACTGGAGGCTGCTTCCATGACTGTGAAACAGTGACAGCAATGAGACATTCAATAGCCCTGACACACGAGAGGGTTATTGTCAGCCAGCGGAAGGCATACTTGATGCCACGCTgacattatacaatacaatacaatacaatacaatacatgctgatttatacatTGCTGAAACAATATCAAAGGCATCTTCCTGACATATGTATTGTATACATTGGACTTCATTGACTAAATTACAATGCTAAtaataacccccccacccccaccccatcaaGCGATGCCGTACTCCTTTTGCTCACCACCTTCATTTTCTGTGAACAGGCCACGCCCACTTCCCCGCTCACCTGAATATAAACTCACCTTGCAGTATCAACAGCGCAGAGCCTCCTTGAGCCCGATCGTCATTTCTCACCCGTTGCTTCAAGACCAACTCGGTAAGTTTAAGACATCTTTTGTTTTATTACCTTTGTGATAATTGACTCATGGAAATGATCTCCCTGAGATTAAATGAGCtatcatttgacaataaaacacacatgcatgaGATTTATCACGATTTACGCTGTGATacacgtgagaaaaaaaaattatatcaatCGAAAATTGCATTTTGTAGCCAACAAAAGGGTTACCTCGTCTCTGTTTCGGAATGCACAATGAATCATATTTAGGCCATCATTTCCCCATGTGAACAAGGAGTTCATCTGTGCCCTGATGGCTCCTCTGTCGCGTTGCCAGGATCAAGTGACAGACAAACAGAGAGGTTCCCTTGATGGCTAATCCGCCTCTCGAACTCTGTTGAGAAACGCACCAGAACCAGCGCATACGGACAAGCCTCGCATCCCcccctgtcacacacacacacacatagacacacacaaaggccGACTGTCCAACATCCACACGTTGATGTGTCCAATGTACAGGAAGTAAGATGATACTTCATTAACTGCGCCCCATATTTATACGCTGGGATTATTTGCTCTTCGTGAATACAAAAGGGATCTTATTATCATAGTCATTGACTTTATGAGTGCATTCTGATATGAGAATTTACATTTAGATTAgattgcttttttaatttttttttactgaatggAAGTGAGATGGACAAACTGAAGAGGTGCTGACCACGTCGCTGGTGCCCCGGATGGCGCACGATGGACTCTCACACATTTTGAGAGCTATTTTATCATGTTGAGTGGACCTGAAGTGTCCTTGTGCCTATGTAGGATGAAATAAATTGTGTATGGCTTTGCACAAATCTTTTGTGATACTTCAGAAGAATGTTCGTGACTTCTTATTTATGATGCATTTCACAACCTGGCTTTTCAACATCGGGGCAAGCGGACTTTTTTGGGATATCCATTGCACATATGAAGACGACTGTTCAGATGTTTGCATCACTAAAGCCACAATTATTAGCATCAAAGTCGATATTGTGCATAAAATTtatcttttcacaaaaagtttTTAAGTCTTGAAGGGTCGCTCGAATGCTGGTATGTGCCGACCCATCTTACATTCCCGTGTACCCCTCGACCGCAGCCCGTCATCATGACCTCCAGCATGTCACTTCGGGGTTACTCAGTAAGTCGCCAGCCATCGTTCTCCAGCCGCTCCCTGATGGACGCCAGCCGCTCCCGCGCATCCGTCTCGCTCTCCGCCGGCGGCCCGCTGACCCGATCGGCGTCCGTCAGCCATGACCTCAACGGGCCGACCGGCCTGCAGCTGAACGGGCGCCACGCCGGCAGCGTCAACGAGAAGGAGGCCATGCAGAGTCTCAACAACCGTCTGGCCAAGTACTTGGATAAGGTGTGCTTctgtttggggggcggggggggggggggggttcttggtCAGCAGCCAAGCGGCAGATGAGGATATGATGTCGCGGATGTGCTTTGATCAAACCGTCCCTTTTTGTCGTCGCAGGTGCACTCGCTAGAACGCTCCAATGCCGACCTGGAGATGAAGATCAAGCAAGTGATGATCGAGCGCATTCCCAAAGGTCATGACCTTGAATCCATGATGACCCAGGCTCATGCAGTCGAGCAGGAGGTAAAGACACACTGGAAAGTCAacttgattaattaaaaaactaACTAAAACAACAGGGACTGGAGCCCTCGTGCTACTTCAGTTGACTTTGCGTGAGATGCGGCGCACACCcaagactggttgccagtcccttttgttttggtttcaggAAAACCTCTGTTGGTCTTTAATGCGCTATATTGTCAGTTGAACTATTTAACAGTTCATGTTTTTTAGGTGAGGAAGAAGACCTTGGAAAATGCTCGCCTCATGTTGGAGATCGATAACGCCAGACTGGCTGCCGATGACTTTAGGATCAAGTGAGTCGTTCATGATCACACTGGATCGTGGTGCATGTCCTCGAGACATCGGCCAGTCtcgcacataaaaaaaaaaagttcaactgaCAAATTCCAACTAGGTGGGAGACGGAGCTGGTGATGTGTCAGTCGGTGGAGCGAGACTGCGTGGCCCTGAAGAAGGCCAAGAGTGACCATGACCAGATTATCGCTTCCCTCAGGGGCGACCTCGACAGCCTGAAAGAGGAACTTTATTTCCTCAGGAAAAACCACGAGGAGGTAGTCTGCGTGCCTTGTCCACTTCTCCTGGGCTCCGCATTTTAATTTCCTCTTCAGTCATCCCAGTGCAAAAAGAGACGGAGTCATGAGCAAGGCAAAATAATCTGACAGCCAGTTGTTGGCTTGTCTGGGTCTATATAGAGGCAGATTAGCAACAGGTGTCGCTCTGGAGGGAACACCCTCCGTCCCTGCctgacatgggaaaaaaaaacatggcaccatcttgatatttaaaaaaaaaaaattacatggaaaaaaacaaaccccctttcagtcaatatttcaaCCAGAAGTGTTCggatttttgctcatttttcacTCCCATTCAAACAACAAGAAGACAGATTGTAGTTGACTGACCTAATTTGGTGGCTGAAAGTGGTCTTCTGGGGGGGTCCTTTGGTTACAACAGACACAAAGAACAGCTAGATCGTATGACACTAAGACAACCGCTTCTGTCTGCTCATTCTATGTGAGGTGTACTATAGCCAGGAACATTTTCTGTCACAAAACCGTCTTTATCCGCACGCAATGGCAACGTGAGCATACAGACACAAATCGGAACATTACAACCCGACTGCACACTTTTTCCAGCGGAAATAAACAGCAGAGCGTAAATGTGCGTCCACCGTAGCTGCTTATTCACTCATTTATAGAATAAAGCCGAGGTCGACTACTTTTACTTTGTTTGGATGGTAAACCAAGCCGTCCTTCATTAACTATTGACGGAAAAGATCTAAATAATGTACTGTCGATGCAGGGGGAATATTAATTCCTACTCTGCAGGAACTGGAGCAGATGAAGTCTCGTATAGCCCGGGATGAGGTAAACGTGGAGGTGGACTCGGCCCAGGGACCCGAGCTGGGAGCCATCCTGTCTGAACTGCGGCTCCAATATGAGGGCATAGTCAAGAAAAACAAGGAACACGCCGAGCACTGGTACCGCAAAAAGGTACACAACTGTCGGATCCAGTTGGCCGCCAAAGTGTTTCATAAGACTAGttgggcaagaaaaaaaagttgaagcgCAGTCATTTTTGACCTTCTCCTGTGTCAGCTGGAGACGGTGCAGAACGACGTGAAGGAGAGCAACGAGGCCCTGAGAGTTGCGCAGAGCGAGCTGGTCGAAAGGCAGCGCTTCCTTCAAACCCTCGAAGTGGAGCTGGAGAGTTTGCACAAGCAGGTGATTAGACGCACACCAAATGTCGGATGTGAAGAAAGCATACCACAAATTCACAGAAAGTGTCtttggtgagattttttttttcctttccctccACTATTTTCACTTGGATGCGATGGTTTTTCTGATTTTCTGACAGTGGGTAGGGTGTGCATTATATTCCATCGGTGCAATGTCTCAAAATTAAGTAGCGTCCAGTTGCTAGTTTTGGAGTTGTGCGGTTAAGCAGTCAGTGACTGGTAGTTGGAAGTAGTTACAGTGTAGCTAACCGGTAGTAGGTAGTAGGGAGT
Protein-coding regions in this window:
- the si:ch211-243g18.2 gene encoding keratin, type I cytoskeletal 18 isoform X2, with the translated sequence MTSSMSLRGYSVSRQPSFSSRSLMDASRSRASVSLSAGGPLTRSASVSHDLNGPTGLQLNGRHAGSVNEKEAMQSLNNRLAKYLDKVHSLERSNADLEMKIKQVMIERIPKGHDLESMMTQAHAVEQEVRKKTLENARLMLEIDNARLAADDFRIKWETELVMCQSVERDCVALKKAKSDHDQIIASLRGDLDSLKEELYFLRKNHEEELEQMKSRIARDEVNVEVDSAQGPELGAILSELRLQYEGIVKKNKEHAEHWYRKKLETVQNDVKESNEALRVAQSELVERQRFLQTLEVELESLHKQVATLEANLGETNQKYAAEMERLHVTLNQLEEDLSQLRLDMQRTKTDYEQLLRIKQNLEMEIATYRRLLEGEERRARRAHQEDREGGDADYGQRQGGG
- the si:ch211-243g18.2 gene encoding keratin, type I cytoskeletal 18 isoform X1, which produces MTSSMSLRGYSVSRQPSFSSRSLMDASRSRASVSLSAGGPLTRSASVSHDLNGPTGLQLNGRHAGSVNEKEAMQSLNNRLAKYLDKVHSLERSNADLEMKIKQVMIERIPKGHDLESMMTQAHAVEQEVRKKTLENARLMLEIDNARLAADDFRIKWETELVMCQSVERDCVALKKAKSDHDQIIASLRGDLDSLKEELYFLRKNHEEELEQMKSRIARDEVNVEVDSAQGPELGAILSELRLQYEGIVKKNKEHAEHWYRKKLETVQNDVKESNEALRVAQSELVERQRFLQTLEVELESLHKQVATLEANLGETNQKYAAEMERLHVTLNQLEEDLSQLRLDMQRTKTDYEQLLRIKQNLEMEIATYRRLLEGEESLKEVPPPPKKEPDVRTRKIVKVVTQTMVNGKVVDESSEVEQIEETKK